The nucleotide sequence GGGGTGCATTGTTTTAAAGCCTAAATGTAATGCCTGTGGCCAAGCTGCTTAAGTGGCTCTGTGCTGGAAACAAATTAGTTTTCTGACTTATTACGTAGGAAAAACATAGAATGAAGAACAGATACTTCAGACATGAAGATGACAGCAGACATTTAATTAGATACAAGACTCATACTGCTACTGTTGGTATGAACAAAGATAAAACTCAGATAGAGGAAAAACTGAGTTTCAAACAACTAGCAGATATTGGTATAAAAAGAACAATATTTACATAAGTCAATATGATAGGATCAGGAAAAATGAATCAAACTTAAATTTTAACTACTTATctgtgattacatttttgtaaatatttcagTTCAATCATTTGTGGATTCAAACtctaatagaaaaaaataaatttaaattaaattaaaagaaatctgATTCAGAACATGCAGAGACAGCATTTCATAGTTTAATAATGAGATAATTATATAAAAAACTATCGTATCATACCTTTTGATGGATCCCCACAAGCTATCGTCCTCTTCGCCTTCACTTTCTGCTTACTCTCCCGTCTTAACTCTGAGACCCTGGTCAGAGAAATGCTTTATCCCTGTGGTTTATCCCATAAGACAGGCCTGCAAGTTGTAATCCCCAATCTGTAACCATTTGTTGTATGAGGGTTGGAGAATGCAGAGAAGTTTTTACGCACAAAGTGAACTTTTACATTACTTCACTTTCTGTacatattactattattactattaaacttattattattgtatcagagtcaccaacctcctttaaactgctccgtctatgCATGGCGTGTGACGTAAAACAgcgtacatgtgtgtaaatgagaaggtcccagggagtgaggacagccatgatggacgtctTAGAGACAGTAGCtcagaggaaaagacaggaggcggagctagaagtggcggagatgaagatgatgaggttctccttggcAGTGAACAGGTTgcataggattagaaatgagacaataagagggacggtgaaggttagacattttggaggtAAGGACAGActagacagggactatatcggtaggatgctgaggatggaactgccagggaacagggctagaggtcgaaacagaagatacatggacgtagtgagggaggacatgagagtggctggtgttgtggaggacgatgcaaaggacagggtgaaatggagaacattgatttgctgtggcgacccctcacgggacaagccaaaagtacagtagtagtttcTCCTTAAATAAACTACTTACTCAAAAAACACGAGCTCTACTTCCAGGCACATCACATTCTTTCAAGCATTTGACAACAAAACTGTGTAACTGCCTTTTAAAGGTCCGTTGATTCCCAGGGAATAAAGACACAGCAGGTACTTTATGTACACATGGTTgttaaaactttattaaaaataatgctCCATCAATAAATgataacattttaataacaaTATGGCGTGTGACGTAAAACAGTCACACatcattcaaaaacaaaaaaacgaatcAGACATATATTGTCATGAATCAGCAGTCTCGTGGCAAAAATTGTTGTGTGCTGAAAATAAATCTTCCTAAAATGCTATGGACAATGGCTGGTGGCTCCTTAATCTATTGTTAAATGTAATTccttcaaattattattatttttatttttttccaattacCAACTGCCAAAATCTTATTTGCTAACTGGTCACATCTAAATATTAGCATCACGAGTGTCGGGTGCATTTCTGCTTCATTCCACTGTAAACCATCAAGTTCAAGTTGAAGCCGACTGAGCTGCACCCTTGTGAACATACTCTAGAGCTGTGGCAATGGTTCTCATGTCCAGCTCAATACTGCGAGCCCAGTTCTCCACATCGCCAATTTCCTGTTCcaaacagagaacagagacaaTCAGTAACGGTACGGCGTACAACTACCAATCTAACCTAACAACAGAACCAGGCTAGCTTCGACAGATTTCTGGCCTGTTGATATTGTATACAGGACAATTGTataacagaaaaaacaacaacttgttttAAGTTGATTCTGGCTGCGGTCACTTATTGTACCTTAAGGGCCTGATTGAAGCCTTCCACCATGTTGATCCACTGAGCAGTCTGTTTGGAGAACTGGCTCGCCTGAACTTGGAGCGTCTTCACCTCATGATCAAGTTTACGCTGGTTCACATATGCTTGGGCAACACTGCAGTGgaacacaaaaagacaaataaagtaCAACACAATTGGATAATTGATTAAGGTATATATATACTAAGTGACACGTGAGAGGGAATTTCTATTAGATTTCTGAAATGTAAGTCAATAATTTTTCCCTTTTTCCCAGTGTTCAAACGAGACAAAATCTCCCCACGTCATTAAGGATTTTGGGCATAATCCTTCCTATAAAAAGAACAGTTCAATCATCTTTGCATTCCAGCCCTGATCTTTAATTGTCTTGGTTTCAACATAGCTATTACAAGATGAACAATcttaatgtattatttgtgGTTATGTCTAATCTGCAACATTTTGGATAAATTTACTTTGTTGGtgtaaaaagagaaagaagtcTGGATCAGCTTGACTGAAATCTGTTATAGAACCAGAATTCCTGGGAGATTATTaaagattattaaaataattatcagAATAGATGGAATTTAATTTAACTTATATTTGATTAAGTGACTAATTGTTAGTACCCTGTGACATCAAGGAACATGTTTATAAGGCTGAATAAAATTGGCTTTTATCAGAGGGATAACAGTAGAAGACTTCTATCGGGGCAATGAACCCAAAGACAGTATAGCAGAGTAATGCTCGATTTAATGACATGCACTTatgtaatttttttgttttgttttgattactattctttttcttttatctgaGTATATTTATATTGCTGATATATGTTTTTAGAAACAGATTTGCATACCTGTGGATATTGCAAGAGCTTGACAGGGAAAATATTTATCCATTTTATCTCCTATTAATTCCTTAAACTGtttatgaaattattattttttattctgacaTTGTTTTATATCATATAAGATAGAGAAAATAGTTGGCAgcttaataaatatattcaagtCTTTAGTTTTGGCCATAATAAACATCAAAATGAAGCTTTGTTTCAAGCAAAGATAAATCAATTGAAGTATAGGTAAATAATCAGCAGCTTTAACTCAAACTAGTTCATTTGCTGATCTAGGAAAAAACTGAGAACGGTGACTTCCAGGATGTCAACTAAAGActaacatgaaataaaataacaggaAATCTGCAGAAAACGGAAAACAATGAGTACCCAACATTTAGGTGGTCTACAAGGGCTTCTGTTAGACACGTTGCTGCAGCAATGGCGTCACGCCTGCGTCTCTCTGCATAAGTAAACACACCAATACAAACAAATCATGAATTATATGGCGAACTCTATTGCGTTTGTTTTGGCTTCACTAGCATGATGGATAAGCGTTTATCTTCTCACCCTGCAGCTCCTTTCGCTCATTTTGCTTCGCCTGATGCTCCTTCAACAGACGCGACAACATCTTCATGAGGCTTTAAGATTGTTTATCAgatgggttttttattttagccgAATTACATCGTTTATAGACACCAAGAGGTCAAATACGCTAACAGCTGACTTACGTTGCTGCTACCACGAGACCAAACTCAGGAAGTAGGCGTGCCTAGAAATGATGCGTCACATAGCGCCACTCATCATTATCAATATAATGTaattattgtgttattatttaatCCAACACGTAATACAGGATTCAGAGCAGATCACAAGTTGCATTATATTCTTTATTATGTGTGGCTCAGTAAAGAAAATGTACATGTTGACGTCATTATCAGCTTTGACGTCATATCCCTTTGGTTTTCAAAGTAAAGGTATAAATAATTGAAAACACCATACTGATAGTACTACAATTAGAGTAATAAAAGGTACGAATATGTGACGTGATTTTAATTTTCGGGCAACTATgtcatggttcaggctttacCGCCTTGAAAGTCCACGGAAAGCTGTCgtctgaaatatatatatatatttttttttatttgttgacaCGTAAACCTTTACTTTGGAAAACGCGAACCGGAAGTAGCTGGACTTGTTCTGGCTAGCAGAGGGCTGGTCTGATGGCAGACAGCGATCTGTCAACAATATAGCAAGTTAAACGGAAACTGCAATCGGAAATCCGCGGGCCCTTTTACCGTCTGATTTTTACGGGTATGGATATTTAGCATTTAACGTAATAACGCGTGAATTTCTTCGACTGATCGATCGAAGCTGGACAGGCAGCCGGGTGTTGTTAGCTAAGCTAATCCTTTGCGTTCAGGACGTCGGCTCACAAAGTTGATCCTGAAGATAGAACTTCCAGTTTCTATTAATAGTTCTCTTCAACAGTATTCGAGGTTTGGTCAGTAATGCGTCTGAGTAAAGTCACGGTCAGAACCTTTAGTCAAGAATGGGCTTGTGTGTTGACAGCCAAGACATTGCTAAACCGACAGGCATTTCTATGAGGCTACTACAGGATGTTATGCTCTAATGTTGTAAATAGCAGGCAGCACGTTTTCACTACGTTATTGATCAATTCACTCAATATCTTCTAAATGCATTATTACATTAACATATACCCTTGATCTAAATGTAATGAATAATCGTGTTGTATTTCAGTTGTAAGTTATTAATGTCTGTTCACCCGAAAAATGAGGTCACAGTCGAATAAATGTAAAGCAATACCGCCACTGGTTGCAGGTCCGTTCAGTGGAGACAAACGAGGCTTCAGTGTAATGGATGAGCCATGAAAGCCCAATTGCAAATAACAGGTGAGTTCCTGTGCTTGTGTAATTAAAATAGAACGGGCTTAATGCTCAACATTGTTTCATTGATGCTAAAGGCATGGGTGAGTGAATGGGTGGTTCATTTTCTGTCCTAGAATACAGCCTTTGACTAGttatgatggtgtgtgtgtgtgtgtgtgtgccccctaCTAGTTCTTTCAGCCAAGCTGAAGGAAAACAAGAAGAATTGGTTTGGCCCCAGTCCCTATGTGGAGGTCGCTGTGGATGGCCAGTCAAAGAGGACTGACAAGTGCAACAATACACACAGTCCCAAATGGAAGCAGCCGCTCACAGTGTGAGTACAACTGTTCAACCATGCATACAGTCAGCCAGTAATTTTAGTGAAGGTTAGTCTCCATACATTGAGGCTCTTAAATCTGACGGTCATTCCTACAGTGGATATGCGTGAATTAGAGCATTTCAGTGAAGCTTTAATGCTCAGTTATATACCGCTGACAAATGTAACGGTGTCAAGGCCAAATTAGAAGACCGTGAGAAATTTGCTAAGCCTTCAAAGCTTTCCGTAACAAATCTGGCTGATGAATAACTATATTAACTAATTAgccaaaacaataaaagtgatgTGTTGAAATATTAATTAAGGAGCCTCAGCCCTGGTTCTCCACAATCAAAGCAAGAATTGCCATTGATTTTTGTCTGAGCTGATTATCTTGCTGCAAATTCTTTTTCAATCTTAATTTGTCTGATATTGATTTGTGTCTTTATTGTCTCACGCTCCCACAGAATTGTGACTCCGTTCAGCAAGCTAATCTTTCGTGTTTGGAGCCATCAGACGTTGAAAGCAGACATCCTGTTAGGAATGGCATCAGTGGAGCTCAGGGAGACCCTTAAAGCGAACGACTTGAAGCGTGAGTTTATACGCAAGGACTTTATTTCTTCCCGTTTTTACTGGATTCtttgcattgtttttatttccagattTTACGTGATATCACCCTATACTCTCCAttcaccttttattttattttatcattctCATATTGTCATAAGACATATCTCATGTTATAACTATGATAAAATTCCAGATgccgtagccccccccccctgtaatcTCATTTACAACGTGTCGTCCTGTTCCTCACTGCAGACACTTTGTACATTTGCTATGTCGGGGTGCTTATcttatctgtttgttttaaagaGGGTTTATGGAGCTTTTATAAGGTTTTCTTTTCCTTGGTCTAATTAAGCTTGTGACTGCCTGCTTGCGTTTACAACCTCTACTCTGGCCTTGTCAACATGTCTGCGTTTACTGTTTACTGCTCCACTTTCATTTTCTAATACTGAACAAAATTCTAAAAACTTGCCAGTGTCCGCGTGGCACCATCGTCGCTCCTCTCAACATTTATCCTGGTTTGAGTCTGGACTACAGCTGTCAATTATTGGTTATTACAATGATTATTACAATGAAGTGTTTgctaaaatagaaaataagatCGATATCCTAACATGAACCACGGGTTGTCCTTTGGTTGCAGGTTACCGAAGTAAATCATTTGTATGATTTTGTGTTCCTCCCTctttggtgtttttttgttcatgtaACACTCCTGTTTCAGA is from Brachionichthys hirsutus isolate HB-005 chromosome 8, CSIRO-AGI_Bhir_v1, whole genome shotgun sequence and encodes:
- the bloc1s1 gene encoding biogenesis of lysosome-related organelles complex 1 subunit 1, giving the protein MKMLSRLLKEHQAKQNERKELQERRRRDAIAAATCLTEALVDHLNVGVAQAYVNQRKLDHEVKTLQVQASQFSKQTAQWINMVEGFNQALKEIGDVENWARSIELDMRTIATALEYVHKGAAQSAST